In Chryseobacterium camelliae, one DNA window encodes the following:
- a CDS encoding ABC transporter permease, which yields MSFPLYFSRKIALSKDNKNNLSRVIIFIGRLSVALGIIVSLITVSTGFGSKKAIKERLADFSGHITVKSTRSNSSYNTSVLDNQGLEINKIKELPDVQSVQKYAMVTGIMRNEHNFAGVIFKGVGKDFDSLRFKKFLIAGTTPKITEQGYNNGITISQKVANDLHLKVKDSIVTIFSKTDQKPVYRKFEVVGIYKTDIKMIDDQFVIGDINQVRKIQDMKPNEAGGIDIFLNNIDDIDTVFPDVEKLIGYKNYAEKATEKYPQIIDWISIFDTNIALIIIIMLIVVVINIIMVLLILIIERTNSIGLLKTLGASNAQIRATFINYTLIIMIPGLLYGNLIGLGLLLIQKFLGIIRLNPENYYVSTVPVDLNPVAIISISLGILIISGLALIVPSYLISKISPVKAIKYN from the coding sequence TTGAGCTTTCCCTTATATTTCTCCAGAAAAATAGCCCTTTCCAAAGATAACAAAAATAACCTTTCAAGGGTGATTATCTTTATCGGCAGGCTCTCCGTAGCGCTGGGAATCATTGTTTCCCTGATTACGGTTTCCACAGGTTTCGGCTCAAAGAAAGCCATAAAGGAAAGGCTTGCAGATTTCAGCGGCCACATTACCGTAAAGTCTACGCGGTCCAACTCTTCTTATAACACTTCCGTTCTGGACAACCAGGGCCTTGAAATCAATAAGATCAAGGAACTGCCGGATGTACAGAGCGTTCAGAAATACGCTATGGTTACCGGGATCATGCGTAATGAGCATAATTTTGCCGGGGTTATTTTTAAAGGGGTCGGAAAAGATTTCGACAGCCTGCGCTTCAAAAAATTTCTTATTGCAGGAACTACGCCGAAGATAACGGAACAGGGCTACAACAATGGCATTACCATTTCACAGAAGGTTGCCAACGATCTTCACCTGAAAGTAAAGGACAGCATTGTTACCATATTTTCAAAAACAGACCAGAAACCTGTTTACAGGAAATTTGAAGTGGTAGGCATCTATAAAACCGACATCAAAATGATCGATGACCAGTTTGTGATCGGTGACATCAATCAGGTGAGGAAGATACAGGATATGAAGCCGAATGAAGCAGGTGGCATTGATATTTTCCTTAATAATATCGATGATATTGACACCGTTTTTCCTGATGTTGAAAAACTCATCGGCTATAAAAACTATGCTGAAAAAGCGACTGAAAAATATCCTCAAATTATTGACTGGATCAGCATCTTCGATACGAATATCGCCCTGATCATCATCATCATGCTGATTGTTGTGGTCATTAATATCATTATGGTCCTTTTAATCCTGATTATTGAAAGAACGAACTCCATCGGGCTTCTTAAAACATTGGGAGCAAGCAATGCGCAGATCCGTGCTACTTTTATCAATTACACCCTGATCATCATGATCCCGGGGCTTCTATACGGTAACCTGATCGGCCTCGGATTGCTGCTGATTCAGAAATTCCTGGGCATCATCCGCCTGAATCCTGAAAACTATTATGTCAGCACCGTTCCGGTGGACCTTAATCCTGTAGCTATCATTTCAATCTCTCTGGGAATCCTGATCATTTCCGGCCTTGCCCTGATCGTTCCCAGCTATCTGATCAGCAAGATTTCTCCGGTAAAGGCAATTAAGTATAATTAG
- a CDS encoding PLP-dependent cysteine synthase family protein translates to MKYANNILETIGNTPLVKLNKVLGEDFPALVLAKVETFNPGNSVKDRMAVKMIEDAEKDGRLKPGGTIIEGTSGNTGMGLALAAIIKGYKCIFVTNSKQSKEKCDILRAVGAEVIVCPTDVKPTDPRSYYSVSKRLATETENGWYVNQYDNLSNRAAHYESTAPEIWEQTEGKLTHFVVGAGTGGTITGCGMFFKEKNPDIKVIGVDTYGSILKEFHETGELHYDHAYTYITEGIGEDIIPDNYDMSIIDHFEKVTDKDGAIYARKLAKEEGIFCGYSAGSAIASLVQMKDQFTKDDIIVVLLHDHGSRYVGKVYNDEWMREMGWLD, encoded by the coding sequence ATGAAATACGCTAACAATATTCTTGAAACGATAGGAAATACGCCCCTGGTAAAGCTGAATAAGGTCCTTGGAGAAGATTTCCCTGCATTGGTTCTTGCCAAAGTGGAGACCTTCAATCCCGGGAACTCAGTAAAAGACAGGATGGCTGTGAAAATGATTGAAGATGCCGAAAAAGACGGCAGATTGAAGCCAGGCGGGACCATTATTGAAGGGACTTCCGGAAATACCGGAATGGGGCTTGCCCTTGCCGCCATCATCAAAGGCTACAAATGTATTTTTGTAACGAATTCCAAACAGTCCAAAGAAAAATGCGATATCCTGCGTGCCGTAGGTGCTGAAGTTATTGTATGTCCCACTGACGTAAAACCTACAGATCCGCGTTCTTATTATTCGGTTTCCAAAAGACTGGCTACTGAAACAGAAAACGGATGGTATGTTAACCAATATGATAATTTATCCAACAGAGCCGCTCATTACGAGTCTACTGCACCGGAAATCTGGGAACAGACGGAAGGCAAACTGACCCATTTTGTGGTTGGTGCCGGAACGGGAGGTACCATTACCGGGTGCGGCATGTTTTTTAAGGAGAAAAATCCTGATATTAAGGTTATTGGTGTGGACACTTACGGTTCTATCCTGAAAGAATTCCATGAGACCGGTGAACTTCATTATGATCATGCCTACACTTATATCACAGAAGGAATCGGGGAAGATATCATCCCTGACAATTATGATATGTCCATCATTGATCATTTTGAAAAGGTAACAGATAAAGACGGAGCTATTTATGCCCGGAAACTGGCTAAGGAAGAAGGGATCTTCTGCGGCTACTCTGCCGGAAGCGCCATTGCTTCACTGGTACAGATGAAAGACCAGTTCACAAAAGATGATATTATCGTTGTTTTGCTTCACGACCATGGTTCAAGATATGTAGGAAAAGTATATAATGATGAATGGATGAGAGAAATGGGCTGGCTTGACTGA
- a CDS encoding YcxB family protein gives MTEEKVIVLNPERAYFEEIYFNGNQGSLFFSPTTKGKTVTTILTALILLILFLFRDEFSKEKSGILYFVSFLFLLCAVFLSVSINKVSRWKKQVNAYLDILDRCKIYEIRVNGNFFTVNIDGEKETSEWKDFTAFDIQPKYIALEGKYNYMFPVASMSKEDHQFLKKIIAENIVDK, from the coding sequence ATGACTGAAGAAAAAGTAATTGTACTGAACCCTGAACGGGCATATTTTGAAGAAATTTATTTCAATGGTAATCAGGGAAGCCTGTTTTTCTCGCCAACAACAAAGGGGAAAACGGTAACTACCATACTCACGGCGCTGATCCTTTTGATTTTATTTCTTTTCAGGGATGAATTCAGTAAGGAGAAATCGGGAATTTTATATTTCGTCAGCTTCCTGTTTCTGTTATGTGCCGTTTTCCTGTCCGTCAGCATCAATAAAGTGTCAAGATGGAAAAAACAGGTCAATGCTTACCTGGATATTTTGGACCGATGCAAAATATATGAAATCAGGGTAAACGGAAATTTTTTTACCGTTAATATTGATGGTGAAAAAGAAACCAGCGAATGGAAAGATTTTACCGCTTTCGACATTCAGCCAAAATATATAGCGCTGGAGGGCAAATACAATTATATGTTTCCGGTAGCATCCATGAGTAAGGAGGATCATCAGTTCCTAAAGAAAATAATAGCGGAAAATATAGTTGATAAATAA
- a CDS encoding chaperone modulator CbpM, whose translation MTEKISREELVKIYNIEITFFNDLVDNGLLTVKTENNTSYLMYEDLPAFEKFANWHYDLEINLPGLEVIHDMLKKLEDMKQKNRELMARLAAIGSRYEEG comes from the coding sequence ATGACTGAAAAAATATCGAGGGAAGAACTCGTAAAAATATACAATATAGAAATTACATTTTTTAACGATCTGGTAGATAATGGTTTGCTAACCGTAAAGACGGAAAACAATACGAGCTACCTGATGTACGAGGATCTGCCAGCATTTGAAAAATTTGCCAACTGGCATTACGACCTGGAAATCAACCTTCCGGGGCTGGAAGTTATCCATGACATGCTGAAAAAACTTGAGGATATGAAACAGAAAAACCGTGAGCTCATGGCCAGGCTGGCTGCCATTGGCAGTCGGTATGAAGAAGGATAA
- a CDS encoding J domain-containing protein — protein sequence MAYIDYYNILGVDKNATQDDIKKAYRKLARKLHPDLNPGDKEAERKFKELNEANEVLSNPENRAKYDKYGEHWKHGEEYEKAQQQQQRQYQGQNFGGGFSGADFGEGEDFSDFFQSMFGGGGGFGRSSRGSASGKFKGQDIHAELNLSLRDAAVTHPQTFEINGKKVRITIPAGVYDGQQIKLKGHGGPGVNGGPAGDLYITFTIPPDPDFERVENNLKTKVTIDLCTAVLGGEVNVKTLEGTVKLKVKPGTQNGTTVRLKGKGFPVYKKEGQYGDLLVTYDVKIPTHLTDKQKELFEQLKNS from the coding sequence ATGGCTTATATAGATTACTATAACATTCTCGGCGTAGATAAGAACGCCACCCAGGATGACATTAAGAAAGCTTACCGGAAACTAGCCAGGAAGCTTCATCCTGATCTCAATCCAGGTGATAAAGAAGCAGAAAGAAAGTTTAAAGAGCTCAATGAAGCCAATGAAGTATTGAGCAATCCAGAAAACCGTGCAAAATATGATAAATATGGCGAGCACTGGAAACACGGTGAAGAATATGAAAAAGCACAGCAGCAACAGCAAAGGCAGTATCAGGGGCAGAATTTTGGAGGAGGCTTTTCAGGTGCCGATTTTGGAGAAGGTGAAGATTTTTCAGACTTCTTTCAGAGCATGTTCGGTGGCGGCGGAGGTTTCGGAAGAAGTTCACGGGGAAGCGCTTCAGGTAAATTCAAAGGCCAGGATATACACGCTGAGCTCAACCTGAGCCTTAGAGACGCTGCAGTTACCCATCCCCAGACATTTGAAATCAACGGGAAGAAAGTAAGGATCACCATTCCGGCGGGTGTTTATGACGGGCAGCAGATTAAACTGAAAGGACACGGCGGACCAGGAGTTAACGGCGGACCGGCCGGAGACCTTTATATTACGTTTACCATTCCTCCTGACCCTGATTTTGAAAGGGTAGAGAATAACCTGAAAACAAAAGTGACCATTGATCTGTGTACCGCAGTGCTCGGAGGCGAAGTAAATGTAAAAACCCTTGAAGGAACTGTTAAACTTAAAGTAAAACCAGGAACACAGAACGGGACAACCGTTCGGCTGAAAGGAAAAGGATTTCCCGTATACAAGAAAGAAGGGCAATATGGAGATCTCCTGGTGACCTATGATGTAAAAATACCGACCCATCTTACCGATAAGCAGAAAGAACTTTTTGAACAACTGAAAAATTCCTGA
- a CDS encoding dicarboxylate/amino acid:cation symporter — protein sequence MKEVLKNYSGILWLLSGIMLGSIIGIFAPGTVTYLKPLGDIFLNLLFVSVVPLVFFAVANSIASLEQQSEFGKIVLTMILTFLLFILIAALFTIGAVYLFPISGISGSAEALVETVSEDSWGNRIVSFFTVGEFTELFSRKNMLALLIFAFLTGFAARKSGEKGHLFREFMASGYEVMKELLLIIMKLAPIGLGAYFAYQVATLGPQLFGFYAKPLGLYYVAGIVYFFVFFSLYAFISDAKSGIRNFWSNAAYPTLTALSTCSSFATMPANLQAAAKIGVPNAISNLVIPIGTTLHKNGSSMSSIIKIYVAFMIIGRDFFEPTNLLLALGITVFVSIVAGGIPNGGYIGEMLMISVYKLPQEAVPAVIIIGTLVDPLATVLNAVGQVVAAMFVNRFVKVDG from the coding sequence ATGAAAGAGGTATTAAAGAACTATTCCGGGATTCTCTGGCTGTTATCCGGCATTATGTTGGGAAGCATCATAGGAATATTTGCTCCGGGAACCGTAACTTACCTGAAACCTTTGGGCGATATTTTCCTGAACCTTCTTTTTGTAAGTGTCGTCCCGCTGGTCTTTTTTGCCGTGGCCAATTCTATTGCCTCCCTTGAACAGCAATCTGAATTCGGGAAAATTGTACTGACTATGATTCTCACTTTTCTTCTATTCATCCTCATTGCGGCTCTCTTTACCATAGGTGCCGTTTATCTGTTTCCGATTTCAGGAATCAGCGGGAGTGCGGAAGCGCTTGTGGAAACGGTTTCTGAAGACAGCTGGGGGAATAGGATCGTCAGTTTCTTTACAGTGGGTGAATTTACAGAATTGTTTTCCCGCAAGAATATGCTTGCCCTGCTTATCTTTGCTTTCCTCACGGGTTTTGCCGCCAGAAAATCGGGTGAGAAGGGACATTTATTCAGGGAATTTATGGCGTCTGGTTATGAAGTGATGAAAGAACTGCTGCTGATCATTATGAAACTGGCACCTATTGGGCTGGGTGCGTATTTTGCCTATCAGGTGGCAACTCTGGGACCGCAACTGTTTGGATTTTATGCCAAGCCTCTCGGCCTGTATTATGTTGCAGGAATTGTTTATTTCTTTGTATTTTTCTCCCTCTATGCTTTTATTTCAGATGCTAAAAGCGGAATCAGGAATTTCTGGAGCAATGCTGCCTATCCTACTTTGACGGCCCTGAGTACCTGCAGCAGCTTTGCCACCATGCCTGCCAATCTTCAGGCTGCAGCAAAAATAGGAGTTCCTAATGCGATTTCAAACCTGGTCATCCCTATCGGTACTACCCTGCATAAAAACGGATCCTCCATGTCTTCCATCATTAAAATTTATGTTGCGTTTATGATTATCGGCCGTGATTTTTTTGAGCCAACAAATTTACTGCTGGCGCTCGGAATTACCGTTTTTGTAAGCATTGTCGCCGGAGGTATTCCTAATGGCGGATATATTGGGGAAATGCTGATGATCTCAGTCTATAAGCTACCGCAGGAAGCGGTTCCGGCCGTTATCATCATCGGAACGCTCGTAGATCCTCTTGCTACGGTTTTGAATGCCGTGGGACAGGTGGTGGCTGCCATGTTCGTGAACAGGTTTGTAAAGGTGGATGGTTAA
- the adhP gene encoding alcohol dehydrogenase AdhP, with the protein MIPKTMKAALVQGYGQPLKIEEVAVREPGRYEVLVKVIACGVCHTDLHAVDGDWPVKPKMPLIPGHEGVGIVVACGPEAQVKEGDAVGVPWLYSACGCCDYCITGWETLCEAQKNGGYSVDGGFAEYVIADSRYVGHLKPDVNFLEIAPILCAGVTVYKGLKETETKPGEWVAISGIGGLGHVAVQYAKAMGMHVAAIDVADDKLELAKKLGADLVVNAKNTDPGEYLHKEVGGMHGALITAVSPIAFKQGIDVLRRKGTIALNGLPPGSFELPIFDTVLKRITVRGSIVGTRKDLQEALDFANEGLVKATVTSAKLEDINEVFDKMKKGQIDGRIVLDIAGSSN; encoded by the coding sequence ATGATCCCAAAAACAATGAAAGCCGCCCTAGTTCAGGGCTACGGGCAACCTTTAAAAATAGAAGAAGTTGCTGTAAGAGAACCTGGTAGATATGAGGTGTTGGTGAAAGTAATTGCCTGCGGCGTTTGCCATACTGATTTACATGCAGTCGATGGCGACTGGCCTGTAAAACCAAAAATGCCATTAATTCCAGGGCATGAAGGAGTAGGCATTGTCGTTGCCTGTGGTCCGGAAGCCCAGGTAAAAGAAGGTGATGCTGTAGGTGTTCCCTGGCTATATTCTGCCTGTGGATGCTGCGATTATTGTATTACAGGCTGGGAAACCCTGTGTGAAGCTCAGAAAAACGGAGGCTATAGCGTAGATGGTGGCTTTGCGGAATATGTAATTGCCGATTCTAGATATGTAGGACATTTGAAACCGGATGTCAACTTTTTGGAAATTGCCCCGATTCTGTGTGCCGGAGTTACAGTCTACAAAGGATTAAAAGAGACCGAAACAAAGCCGGGAGAATGGGTTGCTATTTCAGGGATCGGAGGATTAGGGCACGTTGCGGTTCAGTATGCCAAAGCCATGGGAATGCATGTGGCAGCTATTGATGTGGCGGATGATAAGTTGGAATTGGCAAAAAAGCTGGGAGCTGATCTTGTGGTAAACGCAAAAAATACAGATCCGGGAGAGTACCTCCACAAAGAAGTAGGCGGAATGCACGGTGCATTGATTACAGCCGTTTCTCCCATCGCGTTCAAACAGGGAATTGATGTATTGAGAAGGAAAGGGACTATTGCCCTGAACGGATTGCCGCCGGGTTCATTCGAGCTTCCGATCTTTGATACGGTACTGAAAAGAATTACCGTAAGAGGATCTATCGTAGGAACAAGAAAAGATCTTCAGGAAGCGTTGGATTTTGCAAACGAAGGCCTGGTAAAAGCAACGGTAACTTCTGCAAAGCTGGAAGATATCAACGAAGTTTTTGATAAAATGAAGAAAGGGCAGATTGACGGACGGATCGTTCTTGACATTGCCGGAAGTTCAAATTAA
- a CDS encoding aldehyde dehydrogenase family protein produces MSTTTEQQSGTLLQWPEFKGKYDNYINGQFTAPVNRQYFDVVSPVDGKVFTQAAHSSKEDLELAVNAAEKAFQTWKDTSSTERSIILNKIADRIEQNLEYLATVETIDNGKAVRETLAADIPLAIDHFRYFASVIRAEEGSHNELDKDTVSLIVHEPLGVIAQIIPWNFPILMAVWKLAPALAAGNCVVLKPAESTPISIMVLMELIGDLLPAGVVNIVNGFGAELGRALVTNPKVAKAAFTGSTATGRLVMQYATENIIPVTLELGGKSPNVFFSSVMDADDEFLDKAIEGAVLFALNQGEICTCPSRLLVQEDIADAFIEKVIQRVKAIKVGNPLDKTVMMGAQASQIQKDKILSYIKLGKEEGAEVLTGGDVNHVGDGLENGYYIQPTIFKGNNRMRIFQEEIFGPVLAFTTFKDEEDAVKIANDTIYGLGAGVWTRDAHQLYNIPRKIQAGRVWVNQYHSYPAGAPFGGYKQSGIGRENHKMMLDHYRQTKNMLISYNKNKLGFF; encoded by the coding sequence ATGAGCACTACGACAGAACAACAATCCGGCACACTTTTACAGTGGCCTGAATTCAAAGGAAAATATGACAACTATATTAACGGACAATTTACGGCGCCGGTAAACAGGCAGTATTTTGATGTCGTTTCTCCGGTAGACGGTAAAGTATTTACGCAAGCGGCACATTCTTCTAAGGAAGATCTGGAACTGGCAGTAAATGCTGCGGAAAAAGCTTTTCAGACCTGGAAAGACACTTCTTCTACCGAAAGAAGTATTATCCTGAATAAAATTGCAGACCGGATAGAGCAGAACCTGGAGTACCTGGCTACCGTAGAAACTATTGACAACGGTAAAGCGGTACGCGAAACCCTGGCTGCGGATATTCCGCTGGCGATTGACCATTTCAGGTATTTCGCTTCCGTAATCCGTGCTGAGGAGGGATCACATAACGAACTGGATAAGGATACCGTATCCCTGATTGTCCACGAACCGCTGGGCGTTATTGCACAGATCATCCCGTGGAATTTCCCGATCCTGATGGCGGTCTGGAAGCTGGCTCCGGCACTTGCAGCAGGAAACTGCGTCGTACTTAAACCTGCTGAAAGCACACCGATCTCCATTATGGTTCTGATGGAACTTATTGGGGACTTGTTGCCGGCAGGAGTTGTTAATATAGTCAACGGTTTCGGAGCAGAACTGGGAAGAGCGCTGGTTACTAATCCTAAAGTGGCCAAAGCAGCATTTACCGGATCTACCGCTACCGGAAGGCTGGTGATGCAGTATGCTACGGAAAATATTATTCCGGTAACCCTCGAATTGGGAGGAAAATCTCCAAACGTCTTCTTCAGCTCGGTGATGGACGCTGATGACGAATTCCTGGATAAAGCTATTGAAGGTGCGGTATTATTTGCCCTGAACCAGGGGGAAATCTGTACCTGCCCGTCCAGGCTGCTTGTACAGGAGGATATTGCAGATGCATTCATTGAAAAAGTGATTCAAAGGGTAAAAGCCATTAAAGTAGGGAATCCTTTAGATAAAACCGTAATGATGGGAGCGCAGGCTTCTCAGATCCAGAAAGATAAGATTCTTTCGTACATTAAGCTTGGGAAAGAAGAAGGAGCGGAAGTGCTTACCGGAGGAGATGTGAATCATGTAGGAGACGGACTGGAAAACGGATATTACATCCAGCCGACCATCTTTAAAGGGAATAACAGAATGAGGATCTTCCAGGAGGAAATCTTCGGGCCGGTATTGGCGTTTACAACTTTCAAAGACGAGGAAGATGCTGTAAAAATTGCCAACGATACCATTTATGGTTTAGGGGCTGGAGTCTGGACAAGAGATGCGCATCAGCTGTACAATATTCCGAGAAAGATCCAGGCGGGAAGGGTTTGGGTGAACCAGTACCATTCCTATCCGGCGGGAGCACCGTTCGGAGGCTATAAGCAATCGGGAATCGGTAGAGAGAATCATAAAATGATGCTGGATCATTACCGTCAGACCAAAAATATGCTGATTTCTTACAACAAGAACAAATTAGGTTTCTTTTAA
- a CDS encoding AraC family transcriptional regulator, with protein sequence MNSNKVLLNRPALKAEKQLSTLIEHRTTFNLNNCEFSIYETHRAAYGVKLHFDHIAFTAMLRGKKHMKLEDKTGYFDYFPGESILVAPGETMVIDFPEADETPSQCISLSLNPDFIENSLQNLNYHLPKIDETSQWNIQLDEYFLFNNPSLASATNNIMRIAMDDNSQKDIMADFALKELLIRLMQTQARSMVEKNITRNKSRISLAVDYIRKNLHQKLTIEKIAEFVYVSKSNFFKLFKEELGISPNDFILQERINRAKELLATQNSIKETAFQTGFSDANYFTRVFKQWVGVTPGSYRERRM encoded by the coding sequence ATGAATTCTAATAAGGTTTTACTCAACAGACCCGCACTGAAAGCGGAAAAGCAGCTATCCACTCTGATTGAACACCGAACCACGTTCAACCTTAACAACTGCGAATTCAGCATTTATGAAACTCACAGGGCTGCTTACGGCGTAAAACTGCATTTTGACCATATTGCCTTTACCGCGATGCTCCGCGGTAAGAAGCACATGAAACTGGAAGATAAAACGGGCTATTTCGATTATTTTCCCGGTGAAAGCATCCTCGTTGCTCCCGGTGAAACTATGGTCATTGATTTTCCCGAAGCGGATGAAACCCCATCACAATGCATTTCCCTAAGCCTTAATCCCGATTTTATCGAAAATTCTCTTCAGAACCTGAACTATCACCTTCCCAAAATTGACGAAACCTCGCAGTGGAACATTCAACTGGATGAATATTTCCTGTTCAACAACCCTTCTCTTGCCTCTGCCACCAACAATATTATGCGCATCGCCATGGACGATAATTCTCAAAAGGATATCATGGCCGATTTCGCTCTTAAGGAGCTGCTGATCCGTCTGATGCAAACCCAGGCCAGAAGCATGGTGGAAAAGAATATCACCAGGAATAAATCCCGCATCAGTTTAGCCGTCGACTACATTCGCAAAAACCTCCATCAGAAACTGACCATAGAAAAGATTGCTGAATTTGTTTACGTCAGCAAATCCAATTTCTTCAAGCTTTTCAAAGAAGAGCTGGGCATCTCCCCCAACGATTTCATTTTACAGGAACGCATCAACCGCGCCAAAGAACTGCTGGCCACCCAGAACAGCATCAAAGAAACGGCTTTCCAGACCGGCTTTTCAGATGCGAATTATTTTACGCGGGTGTTTAAGCAATGGGTAGGCGTGACGCCGGGGAGCTATCGGGAGAGGAGGATGTGA
- a CDS encoding ester cyclase, which translates to MDTLKSKRELIQQFITDIWNESRFDLLKNYIHADFVDHSLPANLPPNAEGLKSWIIGTGKSFKHRSVIEEQVTENDKSMIKFRMYLKHIGIWRNIEPAGAEVSVIGYRYFKIKEGKIIEHWALLDGNSIENQLKDAAMGCKSQD; encoded by the coding sequence ATGGATACTTTAAAAAGCAAAAGGGAATTAATACAACAGTTTATAACTGATATATGGAATGAAAGTCGGTTTGATCTATTAAAAAATTATATTCATGCTGATTTTGTAGATCACTCGCTGCCTGCTAACCTGCCCCCGAATGCAGAAGGTTTAAAAAGCTGGATCATAGGTACAGGCAAATCTTTTAAACATCGGTCCGTAATAGAAGAGCAGGTAACGGAAAATGATAAATCGATGATTAAATTCAGAATGTATCTGAAACATATCGGAATCTGGCGTAATATTGAACCGGCTGGTGCAGAAGTGTCAGTTATTGGTTATCGATATTTTAAAATTAAAGAAGGTAAGATTATCGAACACTGGGCATTGCTCGATGGCAATTCTATTGAAAATCAACTCAAAGATGCAGCGATGGGCTGCAAGTCTCAGGATTAG
- a CDS encoding Crp/Fnr family transcriptional regulator, with protein sequence MKEQPASFYTGFLNKIRSIHSLSEDGERKLLDCVRIRHIEKNDSLLNPDQVCKNIYFIEQGFARSLCFNKSKEINLNFHLKGDFVTNLTSLRNGTPSKYEIQMTEKSVVLSFEKQTLQQLYEVSLEIACFGRMLLEQLLAEQEEQTNLFKLKTPAERYAFLLKSRPLLFQKATLSQIASYIGVSRETLSRIRGRK encoded by the coding sequence ATGAAAGAACAACCTGCTTCATTCTACACTGGCTTTTTGAATAAAATCAGGTCAATCCATTCGTTGTCTGAGGATGGCGAGCGAAAATTGCTTGATTGTGTAAGGATACGTCATATTGAAAAAAATGATTCTCTTTTGAACCCAGATCAGGTTTGCAAGAATATTTACTTCATAGAACAGGGATTTGCCCGGTCGCTATGTTTTAACAAAAGCAAGGAAATCAACTTGAATTTTCATTTAAAAGGAGACTTTGTAACTAATTTAACCAGCTTGCGTAATGGAACACCATCGAAATACGAAATCCAGATGACCGAAAAATCCGTTGTTCTGAGTTTTGAAAAGCAAACCCTACAGCAACTTTATGAGGTATCGCTGGAAATTGCGTGCTTTGGTAGAATGCTGCTGGAACAATTATTGGCAGAACAGGAAGAACAGACCAACCTATTTAAACTTAAAACGCCAGCCGAAAGGTATGCTTTCCTTTTAAAGAGCCGTCCCTTGTTATTTCAAAAGGCAACACTAAGCCAGATTGCCTCCTATATTGGTGTTTCAAGGGAAACGTTAAGCCGCATACGAGGACGTAAATAA